The region TACTTGTTAATGTTTGATTCGCTGCCTAATCATAATGCACATACAACATcagaaacagatgttttttcacagtaaaaataatctgAAATGTTCAAAATAACTTGCATTTCGTTTTAAATGCACTTTCCCAGTGTACGTCACCATTGAGTAATAGCTAAATGGTCACGGTCTCAGCCATACTTGACAGGTACCTCTTCTTGTCCACTTATTAGCTCCTTAGGCTACGTtatcaaatacatttacatttattcatttagcagacacttttttccaaagcgaaatacatctcatagaaaatacgagtacattattatattagcggaaagagagacttagatgcagacacgtgatgcTAAAgcagttactttccaccatgaaccagtgtacatcatgcagctgcataaaactttattggaatatcaacaattcctaatcacagtcctaatatttttttaattaaacatctacattacaccagtagctgcgtgaaagttcattcaacagttatgatctcaaagtaacttatagtgcatgaacatttacatattacatgaacttaagagaccgtcggagaagtgagtccaaaggaggtgtgttttaagacccttcttaaatgtagacagggattcagcagttctgagtgaaaggggaagccagaactgagaacctttgtgcttttgcttttggaacTTTTGTGCGTGAAGCCACCAAGCGGGAAGAGCAGTTTTGTTTCAAAGGGCCGGCGTCTGGTATCTCTCACTTCTTATTTATTATCCAAAGCGCAGCTGTCGTTACAAAAAACACGTTACCGTCTCATGGGAATTACCACAACATTGCACACAAAACAACCATTTAGTTTCttagattttttattatttttattattaaataaacaatgaaagaacTAATGAATGTAGTCAGAGAGGGAAGTAGcctatatgaatgaatgaatgaagagtAATAAAGGATAAGTCACTCCAATGATCTTATATATTACatccttaaaaatatttacagtaactCTCAAGTTACTGTCTGAAAGTCTTCTCAAAAGCGATGTACATCAGtctgagaaaatacaatttgtgcattacattgtataataatgtaatgtgtaatgtcaaaagtgtttctttaaccttatttgttaaaaacaaaagaaaaaacatttctgatgcAGCACTCAAACTTTTCCCCCGGGATTTAGCTGTAGTTTAGAGGGTATTTTTGTCTATATTCGCTTCCGGTAAGAGAAGCGGTACATGATTGGTCTGCATCATACCCACCAGCAAGAGAGAAAAGGCATACCATTGGACAAAAAAAACTTCCGCTTGAACAGACGTATAGACACATGATTGGTCTACGCCACTTTCACTTCCGGCATACTTTCCGAGCGCCCGAAGCCCACCGGCTGTGGCTGACACGTGAAGGTCAGAAAGCAGCGATTTCTGCTTGAATTTGGGCGTTTAAGTGCTCGGTGTGAAAATGGACGGACAGGGAGTGGCTGCAGACCCCCAGCTTCAGCAGTTTATAGAAGTAGAATCTCAAAAGCAGCGGTTTCAGCAGCTCGTCCATCAGATGACAGAGGTCTGCTGGGTAAGTTTTCAGAATGAGTGTCATTCGTGGCAACGTTATTATTATAGCGCTTCAGTTTCCCTGCACTTCACACTAACGTGCTGCAGGTAGCATTTAAATGTCATAAGGACCTGAATGGAAATGCGTTACTCTCATCTGTCTGTTGATTACCAAGAGGTGAGTGTAAAGCGCACTGCCTTGTGTTATTGTAACGCAGGCAGGTGCAGCAGGAGGCAAATGTGACCTGAGgcagctctgtgtttgtgtaggaGAAGTGCATGGACAAGCCTGGCCCTAAACTGGACTCCCGGACGGAGACGTGCTTCGTGAATTGCGTGGAGCGCTTCATCGACACGAGCCAGTTCATCCTGAACAGACTGGAGCAGACCCAGCGGAGTCGAGGCTCTTTCTCAGAGACCATGTCCGACTAGCAGAGGTGCGACCGCCCTGCGGATGGAGCCAGCCAACGCGCACCTCTTCTGAGCGCTGACTAGAGGCGTGAATGGAAACGTGAAGATGCGATCATCCGGTGCCTCTTTTTCGACCATTTTGGCAGGACCTACTTTCTAGATCCTGCATCAGCCTCGAGCAGCTGCAAGGGTTAGAAAAGTGAAGTTTTCTTTACTGAGGATTTGTTGGGGGCCACGGAGCTGCGAAGGCCTTGCAGAGCATCGTAACCACCAACATGTGCTCAGAAGCAACTCGCCTGGACTGGAGGACACTTGACTGCCTGTAGAACAGCAAGCCACGTTCACCTCTACGGGCTGCTGGGACTCGTGGCGTTCAGTCATCCTTGCAGAGAACATGTACCTACAAATGGCCAGAAACACTCATTTGCCCAGCTCTATGTTTGTGTTAAAGACCAATGCCCACTTTTGCCCTTGGTGCTTTTCTTCACTGACCCTTTCAGCCATATAGGTGCCATGTAACACTGTTAATTTATGGTTCATGACTCAATGTAGTAATCATTTATATGAGATATTAAAGACTTCAAtcaccttttattatttttattaatagcaGCAAAGCCAGTAGTCACAGTGAAAATTTaagcttttaaaatgtctgGCCCTCGATTCAGTATTACATCAGCTCATGCTGTCCACTTGAACATTCAAATGACCAAAGCATTATTATAATACTGAAGTAAAAGTTAGTGGCAGTGAAAATGACTGTTTCAAAAATAACCATTAAGTTTCAGTTCCATTCCAAGACCATAAGCATTCCCGGCACATTTTAAGACATCCGGCAAGTACACCAGTGTTGCTTCCATAAGATTAACACTGACAAGACAGTGTATTTGGTTCAAACctatgtgaaattagtgaagtataagcagtttcagcagagctaaaacaaaaaaaaaacttgaggtCAAAGCATCTGTTGGAAAATAAGATTACAAAATGAACATGGTAACCATTGTTGAGCATTTAACACATGGCCAGGAAGCAGTATTGCActatttattaaactgaataaataacattgtTAGAGGAAAAAGTATAAATAGTTAATCTGGTATTTCCATACATTACaaaatattgtataaatgtGCAGAATCAACAAAACATTAACAAGTGCAACTGAGTGATCGCCATCAATTTTCTATAGACTAATTTACAGTATTCATGAAAATTAATactaaggaaaaaaatctttaagaCACACTGTGTTCAGTCTGTACCGACAGGAAGAGCTCAAAGGCAACACGCACAATAGTTCAAAGCCTTTGTGAATTCTACCTCGGTACAAAATTTTCAGCTTTCAAAGAACAATAACTGCATCTAATACAAGCTTACAACATTTAATTTCCTGAGGGTCTTTGATTCTCACAAGAAAGTCTGATTTTGTAAATATCTGGTATATTACAGACATGGTTCATAAGGCACATAAACTTTACCATTAATACAATGCATAGAATTTTGTAATTTCAGACCGAACACTCTGAGGAATGTCCTTTTCTGCCTGATTTTTGAGAAGGCAGAACACTGGCATCAGCGGATGTCTCCTCAGTCCTCAGGGCCATGTAAGGGGGACCCCAGACGGATTCCTGATGACCCGCCCGGAGGAAAAGTGGGAGACTGTCCCACGTGAACGCGATGTCCTTGAAGGCATGCAAGAGGAAGATGCCCAGGATGATTGTGAGGAAGCCGCTGACCGTGCCCAGCGCCCCGTCGGCCGTCATGCTTAACCACTCACGAAAGAGGATGGCGGAGCAACCCATGACAGCTGTGGTGAAGGTGACGTAGTAAATGGGAGTGACAATGGACGTGTTAAAGATGTCCAAGGCCTTGTTCAGGTAGTTGATCTGCACGCTGACGCAGGCCACCAGGCACATGAGCAAGGCCCAGAACAGGGGCTCCTTCAGAACGCTCTTCCCGCCAAAGAGCTCCTTGATACCAAGGCCGAGGCCCTTGACGCAGGACACGGACAGGGAGCCAATAGCTGAGCAGATGAGAATGTAGACGAGAACGTTCTTCTGTCCGTACCGTGGCGCAATGAAGCAGATGAGGACTAAACTGCTCACCACGACGCACGCAGCATATGCAATGAAAGCTGCAAAGGAACCGAAAACGTTCCTATGTCACCACAGACAAACACTACCCATTTTTCATAATCATCCTGCAATCTGATCTGATCATTGTTCAATTTGAGACAAACTACTTGTCCACATGAGCTCAACTAGGCAATGTAATcaattatatacattttcaatttaaattgtCAAAACTTATGTGACATTAACTATACCTGGATCTTTAAGCTTTTCTTCCATGGCACTCAAggaggccacttcctcttcttgTGGGGCATGTATAACCATCACTGTAGATCCCATGATGCAGAGCAAGCAACCAATCTTCCCATGAACATTCAACCGCTCGTTCAGGAAATAGGAGGAGAGAACCGCGCTGTGGGGACAAAAAGAAACGTGCATTGAACACACCTCGACACTTCctttttatgtaacattttaaccTACTGATGCGATAACCTAAACTTACGGCTACAATGAACTCCAGCAAACGGCAAAAGCGCTAAACgattatgattattaattatGAGCATGTGATTAAAGTAACTgatagtatttttaaaatgcaagctTAGTGAGAGAGTTTGAATGCAATTGCCGAGCACATGTACTGACCTCACCAAAACACTGAGGGCTCCTAGCGGGGTCACCAGTGTGGCTGGGGCGAAAGCATACGCTGCAAAGTTAGCCGCTTCCCCTAGTCCCACTGCAAATTAGTTAAAGAATTCATGAATGaatatagaaaataaacaaaaacatatatatacacacacacacacacacacacacacacacacagtctgaaccgcttgtcttatacagagtcgcggggagccagagcctaacccaggaacacggggtgaaaggctggaggggacacaccctccagtctgtcgcaaggcaccccaagcgggacttgaaccccagacccaccggagagcaggacccggtccaacccattgcaccaccgcacccccgagaaaataaatgttttaataaatattttaaataaagaaatatatacatacaggtaTATAgctgtttattgtttatataataaatataaatgaacacacacacgatggAACACACGACTATAAACCTTgataaactgaattaatataAAAGTTGTGTACAAgtcagggggcgcagtgggttggaccaggtcctgctctccagtgggactggggttcgagtcccgcttggggtgccttgtgatggactggcgtcccgtcctgggtgcgtcccctcccccttcggccttacttcctgtgttgccgggtaggctccggttccccgcgaccccatatgggacaagcggttctgaaaatgcgtgtgtgtacaAGTCAGCAGGTGAAGGTTGATGAATGATAGTCAGACATGGATGGATAGAAGGATGAAAGAGAAACAGGAACACACATACTTATTCAtgtaacagacacttttctccaaagcaacttccaatgaagtctatgtatgtgttaccagtccacacaccttattcacccaaggtgacttacactgctagatacactacttacactggtcaatcatccataaatcagtggaacacactcactctgtcactctcacactatgggggaacctgaacagcatatctttgaactgtgggaggaaaccagggcacagagaggaaacccatgcagacacagggagactccacacagaccgagcagggatctaacccatgtcctttcgtaccacccaggtactgtgagccACGGCAGCTTGAACAACTTCTCCTGTTCAGTAGGCACCACAGACACTCCATCCtgtacagcacatttacatttattaatttacctgacactttttctccagcaacttacagtgttgaggttacaattatttacccatttatacagctgggtaatttttactggagtaattaggGTAGgtacaagggtactacaactggaggtgaggctcgaacctacaacctttgagtccaaagacagcagctctaaccactacgctaccaggtgGTGCTCAGTACTTTCGAAAAATGTGAGAGTCTCGTGACATCATGAGTGACACGAACCAACAGGCAGAATGCGCCTTCTTTGgtttgccacacacacacagagagagacagagaaaccCCGCTTCCCACTTACTTACTCGAAATAAGTCCGGCCCACCACAGCCACTCTTTGAGGTAGGCATGGCCCCCCTGTCCTGCaaaggaaacacacattttaggGTATTTCCGACACTGTGTGTGCTAGTAGTGGATTCGAGTTCGCCCACCTCcacttcttctcctcctccgctCCGGACCACAAGAAGTTGGAGCGCGAACAGCGCCGCAGACGCACGTACTACGTTAGTAATAACAACAGTGACTGAGTGAATGAGCGACGAcgagtcgagtcgagtcgagcggagcggagcggcacCTGCTCGGGTGGAGCCCTTGCTGGCCAGGCGCAGCAGCCCCATCTTCTTCAGGATGAAGCTGGAGCCGATGAAGAGGCTGGAGCTCACGGCCAGCGCCAGGCCGATGTAGAAGTCCAGGCGGCCCGCGGCGCTCAGCTCCATCATGATGGAGCGTCTTCTCACGAGGACCGGAGGGGGAAAAGCGAAAGCAGCGACGCGTTCAAGCGCGACGAGCCCCCTAGGGCGCAGCGCTCGGTCCTGCCCACTTCCCCATCGCAGCCGACCGCCGTGTGGCTTCGCTGTCCCGGAAGGCGGAACTCGCTGtgcccactcctcctcctcctctcctctgctctcctctcctctccctttcttctcttctcctctcctacGTTAAAGCGCACCGTCCCTTAAGTGTAACGAATGTATTATTCGCCTTCTTTGGGAATCCGTCGAAGAAGTTGGAATTTACGCGTccgaggaaaaaaaagatccGGAACCTTTATTTTTCGCAGGAATGTGTTTCGGGGGAACATTTAGACGGTGGAAACCTCGGCGCTCCCTTGTCGAAAGAGGCGCGAACGGGACGAAGTTCTTCTGCGCGagtgtttgttttgaaatgaagttttttttttttttttttttttttttttcttcttcccacaGCTTAATTGCTTCCGGAAACGTGAACATTCATCTGAAACAGTTGTTATTTagacacatttattcaaaagTGTTCAGTGTTGGAACTGATTTTTGTCGGATTAAATTATTCCAAGTTCTCTGGAGACTCCAATAAGGTCTAATAAAGATTTAACGGTCTGGTTGTGTTCCGCATAAATCTGACCCGTTTGAAACCTTATGATTCATTCTTCTAGGTGGCATAAGGCTTCATGACATCCTCCTTACTGGGCATTTGAACATATAAAGTTTACCCCCAGATATACGTGTGAGGCCTGTCTCGTCATTTCAGGCCAGAAAATGGGAAATGAATTGGtgagactggaaaaaaaaaaggttataataaagagcaaagagtatTGCATGCAAAAttcagcagctcacacacaaATGGTATCCTTTGACCCATGATGTGATGAAAAAATTAGAGTGATGTGCTGGAGTGGAGAACAGGCATCTATAAGTGAAGAAAGAGCATTTCATGGTCTAATGTAAAGCATCTTCAGCTCGACGTCAAGGAGACAAACCAGTCGGTGGTTTGTTTTTGCCGTGTTTCGGAGCCCTTGCACCCGGTTATCATCAAGATTACGGACATGGAGGTCGTTCATCCCTACAGgacctaacctaaccctaaccctacaggAATTTGAGCTTCAACGACAAACCGGACTGGATGCTCTGTAGAAGAAAAGGCAGATCTGGCTGTACTTCCTTAGAAGACTTGGGTCCTTTAAGGTGTTTTGAGAAGTTTATCACATGTCCTATCAGGCTGTAGTTGCCAGCGTTATCTAACATGCTGTTGTGCACTGGGAGAAAACATCTGTGCTGTTGAGATCTGTAGGCTCAACAAGCTCGTAAGGAAAGCAGGTTCTGTTACGAGTCTGACTCCCATCTCAGAGAGGGAAGTTATTGTCTATTGTGGGCAGTGGCTCACATCCCATCGGTGAAGTGATCGTTATCAGCACCTGCGGGCACCTAATTATTCAGCTACGGTgagaaaaaggcattttttgtGGGTCCTTCTTGCCatcagtaacaataataatatgctgTTATTTGATGCTGGGGTAGCAAGTTGCACAGTGGTTTAAGCTTCCACCCTTGAaggtccatccgtccatccatccatccatccatcagcaagtcccaagtgaggtcacgGCGAGCCTGAGCCTTACCTGccaacaaagggcgtaaggtcAATGGacgaggggacgcacccaggacgcgactccagtttgccgcaaggcaccgcaagcagggctcaaaccccagacccgccacagagcggGCACCGGCTTAGCTTGCCGTGGCACCATGCCCCTCCCGTACCCGtggaggtcccaggttcaaataccactgactgctgtagttcccttgagcaaggtaccttcACCAAATTCCTCCGCCAAAAATTTCCCACccgtataaatgagtaagtcattgtaagtagtgcaccattgtaagttcctttagagaaaagtgttagaagtgttttgctttgcacaaactgtattttctatgagatgcacgtcgctttggagaaagtgtgtgcaaaatgaataaatgtaaatgtaatttttttgtattattattaaatatttccctaaataaaattgtatttaaaaatttatacctttgtctgttttctcttttgctcCGCTTATTTCTCTGTCTCCCTCACTCTCTCTGAATTTCTTCCATATATTATGAAAAAATCCTGCCTCTGCAATCAatgttcatgaaaaaaaatgcaaatgaaaagaaaaacaattttttctatatattgtTAGCCTTACATATAAGAGGCAGTGAAAGAATACagtttcattcattaaaaatgtctcaTTTGCCAGGATACTGGCTCCTTTGTCCTTCTATTTCTCTGTGTTGTGCAATGTGCCTCCGGGAGCAGCGTTTGCCACTAAGAGGTTTTACTGGGTTTGTTGGCACCTCCATGTCTAACCTGATTTCACTGCTATTGTGTGAAATCAAATCCCCCCTGTGTGAGGAATGAGGTGAGAAGGCTTGAGAGAGCAGGTCCCAAAGGTGTACTTTACCACAGTTCCAGGGTTCCTCCCCTCTTACATTTctaggtgtgtgtctgtgtgtgtctgagcaagagaaagagagtgagagaaggagagcaGTAAGAGCAGCACTGGTTTTgcacagatgaaaaaaaaagttgagccAAATTTGGATTATGGGTTGAATTCAGGTGAATAAGATAATGTTAAGTGAATGTGGTACAGGAGTTTTGCACAAAGTATcatagtttttgttttattcagtttattattatttgtcagACATTGTAAAAACTGATTCCTTTTATGATTTAATCAGTGGTCTTATATGAAACTATGTGATGATTAATGAAGTGAGAAACAGGTGTCAAAGGTATACTCCACAACATCCCCAGTGTTTCACttcttctttgtgtgtgtgtgtgtgtgtgtgtgtgtggggctacctAGAAATGAACTGGTGTTGTGTTAACTAGCTTAATGCCCTATACttctatgttgctttggagaaaaaagtctgattatttaataaatgtaaacgtaaatatacCTGTGATAAATACTAGAAATTCTATTAATCGACATCATAATGCAGTTATAGTTAGGCACACAACCTTAAACCGGCACTCCACCTAAATGAAATGCAATGcaataagtaaatattttcaaatttataaatttatgattcagtatgtcacttactatgattttcCACAGTAATGTTTGTGGACCTTGACCAAGAAAGGTCAGACAGCCCtggtaaaaaatgtatttttgatcaTTTTAGGCCATTATCTAAACCACTTTTTCTGCTACAGTTTTCAAACTGTTACCGCAGCTAGGAAAATCCCATTTATAATGAATCTAGTCAGcatctgcacttttttttttttttgtgtgtgcctgCTTTCACATTGAATCTGCAGAACAGTAACTGCAAGGCCGACGACACGCTAACGTGCACACGCATGATATAATGGTGAACCAGCGCAAGGCTTTATTTACCCACTGCCATGTGTGCCCgggggtatttttttttctgttggtttCTTGTAATAAACAGAATATCAGAAAGCAGCAAAttcaaggaaaacaagaaaaataggTTACCGTAAATAGGGTGTGACTGGCcacaataatttgttttttaagcaTAAGTGATATGTTCGATTATAAGCCCTTATTAGAAATGGACATTTAGAGTTTCACTAGTTTTAAAAGTTGAAATGAGAGAACCAGCAGAACTAGAATATTTGCTGGCCCTTTGCTGTATGTTTTACTTCAAGATTGTCGGTGATTCTTTGCTTGAGCACAAGGATTTGAGacagcaaaaaagcaaattattatttttgctgtaatattttttaagaatgaatgaatgaatgaatgaatgaatgaatgaaacgaaACGAAACTTTAATAATCCCAGGAGggaaattcattttttcattgcagCAGCATATACTATAGAACATCAATACACCTACACACAACATATATggttatacatacatatgcagTAACCGAACCTATCAATGTCAGAAAATAAAGGTTATTTAGTGAAATAAGTGAACGTTTAAATGCAAGCGAGGAAAGGGTGGATTGTTCTCATATTTGTTCACGTAGATGTGATCAGCAGCCTGAAAAAGGATTGCGAAAATCACCATCCCCTTTGTTTAAAATTGCAAACagtgttattattaatgttgtgACAGACAGAGAAGCCTCACCTCAATCTGCCTTAAGGGAGAGGAGTTGTCCCAGTTAGGTAACACACGTGAAGCCCACGCCTGCACACACGTGCTCACGATAGATCTAATAGTCTAATCCGTAAACGACATCGTTTTAAGTCGCTTTACCACGGCTTTCGTATACCATAAATCCTCTTCAACACAATATACCCTTAAACCACTGAAACCATTTTGCAGAAAAGAGTAAATAGCACAAgttgagcagcactgctgcagtAACTGAAATTATACATTTGTGAGAATGTTTtaaccaccaccccccccccccccccccccccccccagtttgcTAGCTCATTCCAGACAATTCTGATTTGGGACTTTATTTCTCTTCCTTAGGGGGAggcttaatttattttcaactgCATCTCATTTTCTGTGTCCGACAAGCTGGCCTCCTTTCGCTCAAGATGGCCTCCAACCCAATGGCTGCTGG is a window of Scleropages formosus chromosome 14, fSclFor1.1, whole genome shotgun sequence DNA encoding:
- the LOC108930995 gene encoding magnesium transporter NIPA2-like, with product MMELSAAGRLDFYIGLALAVSSSLFIGSSFILKKMGLLRLASKGSTRAGQGGHAYLKEWLWWAGLISMGLGEAANFAAYAFAPATLVTPLGALSVLVSAVLSSYFLNERLNVHGKIGCLLCIMGSTVMVIHAPQEEEVASLSAMEEKLKDPAFIAYAACVVVSSLVLICFIAPRYGQKNVLVYILICSAIGSLSVSCVKGLGLGIKELFGGKSVLKEPLFWALLMCLVACVSVQINYLNKALDIFNTSIVTPIYYVTFTTAVMGCSAILFREWLSMTADGALGTVSGFLTIILGIFLLHAFKDIAFTWDSLPLFLRAGHQESVWGPPYMALRTEETSADASVLPSQKSGRKGHSSECSV
- the timm8a gene encoding mitochondrial import inner membrane translocase subunit Tim8 A gives rise to the protein MDGQGVAADPQLQQFIEVESQKQRFQQLVHQMTEVCWEKCMDKPGPKLDSRTETCFVNCVERFIDTSQFILNRLEQTQRSRGSFSETMSD